In one Sphingomonas hankookensis genomic region, the following are encoded:
- a CDS encoding amidohydrolase family protein: protein MKDEQGRIRSWTLEPSTPRFVPPPGAVDAHCHVFGPQAEFPFSAKAKYLPQDAGPDALFALRRTLGFSRNVIVQASCHGTDNRATLHAIAVSEGTCRGVAVVDPAISEAELDALHAGGIRGVRFNFLKRLVDDAPKDKFLDVARRIERLGWHVVVYFEADLLEEMRAFLAAIPVPVVIDHMGRPDVTQGPDGVDMTAFRTLLDSRDDIWTKVTCPDRLDPAGPPYADFVAAVRPLVEAYPDRVLWGTDWPHPNMESVLPDDGALVDVIPAIAPTAELQRRLLVDNPMRLYWPEEG from the coding sequence GTGAAGGACGAACAGGGACGCATCCGCAGCTGGACGCTGGAACCCTCCACGCCGCGCTTCGTGCCCCCGCCGGGCGCGGTCGACGCGCATTGCCATGTGTTCGGGCCGCAGGCGGAATTTCCGTTCAGTGCCAAGGCGAAATACCTGCCGCAGGATGCCGGGCCGGACGCGCTGTTCGCGCTGCGCCGGACATTGGGGTTCAGCCGCAACGTGATCGTGCAGGCGAGCTGCCACGGCACCGACAATCGTGCCACCTTGCACGCCATCGCCGTGTCGGAAGGAACGTGCCGGGGCGTGGCGGTGGTCGATCCCGCGATCAGCGAGGCGGAGCTGGACGCGCTGCACGCGGGCGGCATTCGCGGGGTGCGGTTCAATTTCCTGAAGCGGCTGGTGGACGACGCGCCCAAGGACAAGTTCCTCGACGTGGCGCGGCGGATCGAGCGGCTGGGGTGGCATGTCGTCGTCTATTTCGAGGCGGACCTGCTGGAGGAGATGCGTGCCTTTCTGGCGGCGATCCCGGTGCCGGTGGTGATCGATCACATGGGGCGGCCCGATGTGACGCAGGGGCCGGATGGGGTCGACATGACCGCGTTCCGGACGCTGCTCGACAGCCGGGACGATATCTGGACGAAGGTGACGTGCCCCGACCGGCTGGACCCGGCGGGGCCCCCCTATGCCGATTTCGTGGCGGCGGTGCGGCCGCTGGTCGAGGCGTACCCGGATCGGGTGCTGTGGGGGACCGACTGGCCGCATCCCAATATGGAGAGCGTGCTGCCCGACGACGGGGCGCTGGTCGATGTGATCCCGGCGATTGCGCCGACGGCCGAATTGCAGCGTCGGTTATTGGTGGACAATCCGATGCGGTTGTACTGGCCGGAGGAAGGCTGA
- a CDS encoding alpha/beta hydrolase, which produces MAALSLPLRAALLLSLALGTGVAVAQKPAAMAERPAPPAAWTAAPFVPLWTGTPPGGGFRPVTVPADSPATFLRNIEQPGLRLFRPARANGASVLVVPGGAYDFLSIGNEGVDIAQRLNALGYTVYVLVYRLPGEGWANRADVPLQDAQRGLRMVRAAASKDGLDPHRVAVLGFSAGGHLAATLETDFAQTVYPARDAVDRIDARPDAAALIYPVIAAAPPFTHALSAERLLGKNPNAAAIARRSPADHVTGTTPPTFLLHAMDDGAVVPDNSMAMMAALRRAGRPVEAHFAAEGGHGFGVGSPALPVGHWVETFDHWLQRQFAKTG; this is translated from the coding sequence ATGGCCGCCCTTTCCCTGCCCCTTCGCGCCGCGTTGCTGCTGTCCCTCGCCCTCGGTACGGGCGTCGCCGTCGCGCAGAAACCCGCCGCCATGGCTGAACGCCCCGCCCCGCCCGCCGCATGGACCGCCGCGCCGTTCGTGCCGCTATGGACCGGCACCCCGCCGGGCGGCGGCTTCCGCCCGGTCACGGTCCCGGCCGACAGCCCGGCCACCTTCCTGAGGAATATCGAACAGCCCGGCCTGCGCCTGTTCCGCCCGGCGCGCGCCAACGGGGCGTCGGTGCTGGTCGTCCCCGGCGGCGCCTATGACTTCCTGTCGATCGGCAATGAAGGCGTCGATATTGCGCAGCGGCTGAACGCGCTCGGCTATACCGTCTATGTCCTTGTCTATCGCCTGCCCGGCGAAGGCTGGGCCAACCGCGCCGACGTGCCATTGCAGGATGCGCAGCGCGGCCTGCGCATGGTCCGCGCCGCCGCATCGAAGGACGGCCTCGACCCGCACCGGGTAGCGGTGCTGGGCTTTTCGGCGGGCGGGCACCTCGCCGCGACACTCGAAACCGACTTCGCGCAGACCGTCTATCCGGCGCGCGATGCGGTCGACCGGATCGATGCCCGGCCCGATGCCGCCGCGCTGATCTATCCGGTGATCGCCGCCGCCCCGCCCTTCACCCACGCGCTCTCCGCCGAACGGCTGCTGGGCAAGAACCCCAACGCAGCGGCCATCGCCCGTCGTTCGCCGGCCGACCATGTCACCGGCACAACCCCGCCGACCTTCCTGCTGCACGCGATGGACGACGGCGCGGTCGTGCCCGACAACAGCATGGCGATGATGGCCGCGCTGCGTCGCGCCGGTCGCCCGGTCGAGGCGCATTTCGCAGCGGAGGGCGGCCACGGCTTCGGCGTCGGCTCCCCCGCCCTGCCGGTCGGGCACTGGGTCGAGACGTTCGACCACTGGCTCCAGCGCCAGTTCGCCAAGACCGGTTGA
- a CDS encoding tannase/feruloyl esterase family alpha/beta hydrolase, which produces MPEAWDTQSYAAQVRAPGEKSVPVARLAQAFSNADLLLARQAVLAACDAKDGLADGLVGAFAQCGTVEVVRELRARQCSGQKNQSCLAPAQIDAMVRGFGGPRDSRGQSLYASFPWDAGMADNGWRIWKLGLETPAVPSINAGMGAPALATIFSTPPRALGPGPQAGMDYSMAYDFDRDPAAIHATAPGFPRSAWEDIAARSSDLSRFRKRGGRMIVPHGASDPVFSINDTIAWWNDVNRSNAGQAASFVRIFPVPGMAHCQGGPATDQFDGLGALVRWVEQGQAPDRIEASAGPMTPWPGRTRPLCPYPLVARPVAGATDTEKAAAFECRAVVG; this is translated from the coding sequence TTGCCGGAGGCATGGGACACGCAAAGCTATGCCGCCCAGGTCCGCGCGCCCGGTGAAAAGAGCGTACCGGTCGCCCGTCTGGCGCAGGCATTCTCCAACGCCGACCTGCTGCTCGCACGGCAAGCGGTGCTGGCGGCGTGCGACGCGAAGGACGGGCTCGCCGACGGGTTGGTCGGCGCGTTCGCCCAATGCGGCACGGTCGAAGTCGTGCGCGAACTGCGCGCGCGCCAGTGCAGCGGGCAGAAGAACCAGAGCTGCCTCGCCCCCGCGCAAATCGACGCGATGGTGCGCGGCTTCGGCGGTCCGCGCGACAGCCGGGGACAATCGCTCTATGCCAGCTTCCCCTGGGATGCCGGCATGGCCGACAATGGCTGGCGCATCTGGAAACTGGGGCTGGAAACCCCGGCGGTGCCGTCGATCAACGCCGGAATGGGCGCGCCGGCACTGGCGACGATCTTCTCCACCCCGCCGCGTGCGCTGGGTCCGGGGCCGCAGGCCGGCATGGACTATTCCATGGCCTACGACTTCGACCGCGATCCGGCCGCGATCCACGCCACCGCGCCGGGCTTTCCGCGTTCGGCATGGGAAGACATCGCTGCCCGGTCGAGCGACCTGTCGCGCTTCCGCAAGCGCGGCGGGCGGATGATCGTGCCGCACGGCGCATCCGATCCGGTCTTCTCGATCAACGACACCATCGCGTGGTGGAACGACGTGAACCGGTCCAACGCCGGACAGGCCGCGAGCTTCGTCCGCATCTTCCCGGTGCCCGGCATGGCGCACTGTCAGGGCGGTCCGGCGACCGACCAGTTCGACGGCCTCGGCGCCTTGGTCCGCTGGGTCGAACAGGGCCAGGCCCCCGACCGGATCGAGGCGAGCGCCGGTCCGATGACGCCGTGGCCCGGCCGCACCCGCCCGCTCTGCCCCTATCCCCTGGTCGCACGACCGGTGGCGGGGGCGACCGACACGGAAAAGGCGGCGGCGTTCGAATGTCGGGCGGTGGTTGGGTAG
- a CDS encoding DUF3237 domain-containing protein, whose protein sequence is MVDSMTDGWTRRAMLGASAALAGSAALPGGAAAATPERLTSIGLTFVYEAIVTLGKAEEVGATPMGKRIRIPITGGRFAGPRISGTILPEGMDWQLVRADGSTLLEAAYLMREADGTLIHITNKGVVFDGKVRTTPVFEVPLGKHGWLNQGNFLGTVGPADPADGAAVRITVYQLA, encoded by the coding sequence ATGGTCGATTCGATGACGGACGGCTGGACACGGCGCGCGATGCTCGGCGCCTCCGCCGCGCTGGCCGGATCGGCGGCGCTCCCCGGCGGCGCGGCGGCGGCAACCCCCGAACGGCTGACCAGCATCGGCCTGACCTTCGTCTATGAAGCGATCGTGACGCTGGGCAAGGCGGAGGAGGTCGGCGCTACCCCGATGGGCAAGCGCATCCGCATCCCGATCACCGGCGGCCGCTTCGCCGGTCCGCGCATCTCCGGCACGATCCTGCCCGAGGGGATGGACTGGCAACTCGTCCGCGCCGACGGATCGACCCTGCTGGAGGCCGCCTATCTGATGCGCGAGGCCGACGGCACCCTCATCCACATCACCAACAAGGGCGTGGTGTTCGACGGAAAGGTCCGCACGACCCCGGTGTTCGAAGTACCCCTGGGCAAGCATGGCTGGCTGAACCAGGGCAATTTCCTCGGCACGGTCGGCCCCGCCGATCCGGCGGACGGGGCGGCGGTGCGGATCACCGTCTATCAGCTGGCATGA
- a CDS encoding tannase/feruloyl esterase family alpha/beta hydrolase has translation MTRRHVTLAAILAGSALAGCATPVTPMATTQASAPQGCAALMAGGWSDPSMRILTADDRAAGLVLDLGMGAKTAPLPAHCEVTGVLRERTGQDGQKYAIRFRMRLPDQWNRRFLFQGGGGTNGDIGSAVGPLNAGATALAQGFAVISQDSGHSNETNADPARGGAVAFGFDAQARADYGHASLKASYDAARAILKRRYGGDPAHSYFAGCSKGGQEGMAFAQRYPEAFDGILAAAPGFALPKAAIAGGMGHAKLCRPGPRAR, from the coding sequence ATGACGCGACGGCATGTCACCCTGGCCGCGATCCTTGCCGGCTCGGCACTCGCCGGATGCGCGACGCCGGTCACGCCGATGGCCACGACGCAAGCCTCGGCGCCGCAGGGTTGCGCCGCGCTGATGGCGGGCGGCTGGAGCGATCCGAGCATGCGCATCCTGACCGCCGACGACCGCGCCGCCGGTCTGGTGCTGGATCTGGGCATGGGGGCGAAGACTGCGCCCCTTCCCGCGCATTGCGAAGTCACCGGCGTCTTGCGGGAACGCACCGGGCAGGACGGGCAGAAATACGCCATCCGCTTCCGCATGCGCCTGCCCGACCAATGGAACCGCCGTTTCCTGTTCCAGGGCGGCGGCGGCACCAATGGCGACATCGGCTCGGCGGTCGGGCCGCTCAACGCCGGCGCAACCGCGCTGGCGCAGGGCTTTGCCGTCATCAGTCAGGATTCGGGCCATTCCAACGAAACCAATGCCGACCCGGCACGCGGCGGCGCGGTCGCGTTCGGCTTCGATGCACAGGCGCGCGCCGATTACGGCCATGCGTCGCTGAAGGCCAGCTACGACGCCGCCCGCGCGATCCTGAAGCGGCGCTATGGCGGCGACCCGGCGCACAGCTATTTCGCCGGCTGTTCGAAGGGCGGACAGGAGGGCATGGCCTTCGCCCAACGCTACCCGGAGGCGTTCGACGGCATCCTTGCCGCCGCCCCCGGCTTCGCCCTGCCCAAGGCAGCGATTGCCGGAGGCATGGGACACGCAAAGCTATGCCGCCCAGGTCCGCGCGCCCGGTGA